The Collimonas sp. PA-H2 genome contains a region encoding:
- the aroG gene encoding 3-deoxy-7-phosphoheptulonate synthase AroG, which yields MLRTDDLRIREMKELVPPSHLIREFGCSEKVAETAANSRIALHRILHGQDDRLMVVIGPCSIHDTKAAMEYAGRLIGERERFKGELEIVMRVYFEKPRTTVGWKGLINDPYMDNSFRINDGLRMARELLLNINELGLPAGTEFLDVISPQYIADLISWGAIGARTTESQVHRELASGLSCPVGFKNGTDGNIKIAVDAIKAASQPHHFLSVTKGGHSAIVSTNGNEDCHIILRGGKAPNYDAASVDAACKDIAGSGLASRLMIDASHANSSKKPENQIPVCADIGRQIAAGDGRIVGVMVESHLIAGRQDLVPGKELVYGQSVTDGCINWEESVAVLEDLAASVRQRRLLNASPA from the coding sequence ATGCTACGCACCGACGATCTGCGCATACGGGAAATGAAAGAATTAGTTCCGCCATCACATTTGATCCGCGAATTCGGCTGCTCCGAGAAAGTGGCGGAAACTGCCGCCAATTCCCGGATTGCCTTGCATCGCATCTTGCACGGCCAGGATGACCGCCTGATGGTGGTGATCGGGCCTTGCTCGATCCACGATACCAAAGCGGCAATGGAATACGCCGGCCGCCTGATCGGCGAGCGCGAGCGCTTCAAGGGCGAGTTGGAAATCGTCATGCGCGTGTACTTCGAAAAGCCGCGCACCACGGTCGGCTGGAAGGGGCTGATCAACGATCCTTACATGGACAACAGCTTCCGCATCAACGACGGCTTGCGCATGGCGCGCGAACTGCTGCTGAACATCAATGAGCTGGGCCTGCCGGCCGGCACCGAATTCCTCGATGTGATCAGCCCGCAATACATCGCCGACCTGATCAGCTGGGGTGCGATCGGCGCCCGCACCACCGAATCGCAGGTGCATCGCGAACTGGCGTCCGGCTTGTCATGCCCGGTCGGTTTCAAGAATGGCACCGACGGCAACATCAAGATCGCGGTGGACGCCATCAAGGCGGCTTCGCAGCCGCATCATTTCCTGTCGGTGACCAAGGGCGGCCACTCGGCCATCGTGTCGACCAACGGTAATGAAGACTGCCATATCATCCTGCGCGGCGGCAAGGCGCCCAACTACGACGCCGCCAGCGTCGATGCGGCTTGCAAGGATATCGCCGGCAGCGGCCTGGCGTCGCGCCTGATGATCGACGCTTCGCATGCAAACAGTTCGAAGAAGCCGGAAAACCAGATCCCGGTGTGCGCCGATATCGGCCGTCAGATTGCCGCTGGCGATGGCCGCATTGTTGGCGTCATGGTGGAGTCACACCTGATAGCGGGCCGCCAGGACCTGGTGCCGGGCAAGGAACTGGTGTACGGCCAGTCGGTGACTGACGGTTGCATCAACTGGGAAGAAAGCGTCGCGGTGCTGGAAGACCTGGCGGCGTCAGTTCGGCAGCGGCGCTTGCTGAACGCCAGCCCGGCCTGA
- a CDS encoding TIGR02281 family clan AA aspartic protease, which produces MRPFVLITSLLLSASISNSVSASDIGVVGLFPGKAVLVIDGSSPKTYSVGSKVADDVKLVEANGNTATLEVKGKRQVIGIGEYVSRSAPGASSSVTLKVNPQGHFVADAQINGAMMTMLVDTGATMIALPASDAARMGVDYKKGRMIMVNTANGAAPAYMVKLNTVKIGDIEMNQVDALVQENGLPFALLGMSFLNRTEMRREGEMMVLTKRF; this is translated from the coding sequence ATGCGCCCGTTCGTTTTGATCACCAGCCTGTTGCTATCAGCTTCCATTTCCAATTCTGTATCAGCTTCCGATATCGGCGTAGTCGGCCTGTTTCCGGGAAAAGCCGTGCTGGTGATCGACGGCTCTTCGCCAAAAACTTATTCGGTCGGCAGCAAGGTCGCCGACGACGTCAAGCTGGTGGAAGCCAACGGCAACACCGCAACGCTGGAGGTCAAGGGCAAACGGCAGGTGATCGGCATCGGCGAATACGTCAGCCGCAGCGCACCGGGCGCGTCTTCCAGCGTGACCCTGAAGGTCAATCCGCAAGGCCATTTCGTTGCCGACGCCCAGATCAACGGCGCCATGATGACCATGCTGGTCGACACCGGCGCCACCATGATTGCCCTGCCGGCATCGGACGCGGCAAGGATGGGCGTGGATTACAAAAAGGGCCGCATGATCATGGTCAATACCGCCAACGGCGCAGCGCCGGCGTACATGGTCAAGCTGAATACGGTCAAGATCGGCGATATCGAAATGAACCAGGTCGATGCCCTGGTGCAGGAGAACGGCCTGCCGTTCGCCCTGCTCGGCATGTCTTTCCTGAACCGCACCGAGATGCGGCGCGAAGGCGAGATGATGGTGCTGACCAAGCGCTTCTGA
- a CDS encoding YajQ family cyclic di-GMP-binding protein — protein MPSFDTVSEANLVEVKNANDQANKEISTRFDFKGSDARIELKERDLTAYADSEFQLSQVRDVLTAKLVKRNVDTRFLDIGKIEKIGGDKVKQVIKIKNGIESEAAKKIVRIVKDSKMKVQASIQGDAVRITGAKRDDLQAAMAMLRKEVADLPLEFNNFRD, from the coding sequence ATGCCATCATTCGATACCGTATCGGAAGCCAATCTGGTCGAAGTAAAAAATGCCAACGATCAAGCCAACAAGGAGATCTCGACCCGCTTCGACTTCAAGGGCAGCGACGCCCGCATCGAGCTGAAAGAGCGCGACCTGACCGCTTACGCCGATTCGGAATTCCAGCTCAGCCAGGTGCGCGACGTGCTGACCGCAAAACTGGTCAAGCGCAATGTCGACACCCGCTTCCTGGATATCGGCAAGATCGAGAAGATCGGCGGCGACAAGGTCAAGCAAGTGATCAAGATCAAGAACGGCATCGAATCGGAAGCCGCCAAGAAGATCGTGCGCATCGTCAAGGACAGCAAGATGAAGGTCCAGGCCAGCATCCAGGGCGACGCCGTGCGCATCACCGGCGCCAAGCGCGACGACCTGCAGGCGGCGATGGCGATGCTGCGCAAGGAAGTAGCGGATCTGCCGCTGGAATTCAATAATTTCCGTGACTAA
- the murB gene encoding UDP-N-acetylmuramate dehydrogenase: MTISMLPLQSDFSLRQHNTFGIDAKAQAYLPVTSVETLHALRSDAAASALPRLVLGGGSNLVLTQDFPGLVLHMCSRGRDIVGEDDDAVYVRAAAGENWHALVLWTLEQGLGGLENLSLIPGSVGAAPIQNIGAYGVELQDRFHSLTAIDVDSGEILTLDRKACAFAYRDSVFKQRLRDRAIVLDVTLALPKRWQPDLRYADVAQELDARKLSQPTARDVSDAVIAIRTRKLPDPTLVGNAGSFFKNPIVSERQRNALLERHPQLVNYVQPDGAYKLAAGWLIDQCGWKGKSLGAAGVYEKQALVLVNRGGATGQDVVRLAQAVQADVLARFGVALEPEPIFI, translated from the coding sequence ATGACTATCTCCATGCTTCCGCTCCAGTCCGACTTCTCACTACGCCAGCATAATACTTTCGGTATTGATGCCAAGGCGCAGGCCTATTTGCCGGTGACTTCCGTAGAAACCTTGCATGCGCTCAGGTCGGATGCCGCTGCGTCCGCTTTGCCGCGCCTGGTGCTGGGCGGCGGCAGCAACCTGGTGCTGACGCAGGACTTTCCCGGGCTGGTGCTGCACATGTGCAGCCGCGGCCGGGATATCGTAGGGGAGGATGACGATGCCGTGTATGTACGCGCCGCGGCCGGCGAAAACTGGCATGCGCTGGTGCTATGGACGCTGGAGCAGGGCCTGGGGGGGCTGGAGAACTTGTCCCTGATTCCCGGCAGCGTCGGCGCAGCGCCCATCCAGAACATCGGCGCCTACGGCGTCGAACTGCAGGACCGCTTCCATAGCCTGACGGCCATCGACGTCGACAGCGGCGAGATCCTGACGCTGGACCGCAAGGCCTGCGCCTTTGCCTATCGCGACAGCGTTTTCAAGCAGCGCCTGCGCGACCGCGCGATAGTGCTGGACGTGACGCTGGCCTTGCCCAAGCGCTGGCAGCCGGACCTGCGCTATGCCGACGTGGCGCAGGAGCTGGATGCGCGCAAATTATCGCAGCCCACTGCGCGCGACGTCAGCGACGCCGTGATCGCGATCCGTACCCGTAAATTGCCGGATCCGACCCTGGTCGGCAATGCTGGCAGCTTCTTCAAGAATCCGATAGTGTCGGAACGGCAACGCAATGCGCTGCTGGAGCGGCATCCGCAACTGGTGAATTATGTGCAGCCGGATGGTGCTTATAAACTGGCTGCGGGTTGGCTGATCGACCAGTGCGGCTGGAAAGGGAAGAGCCTGGGAGCCGCCGGCGTCTATGAAAAGCAAGCGCTGGTGCTGGTCAACCGCGGTGGCGCCACCGGCCAGGATGTGGTGCGCCTGGCGCAGGCGGTGCAGGCCGATGTGCTGGCCAGGTTTGGCGTGGCGCTGGAGCCCGAGCCGATTTTCATCTAG
- a CDS encoding pyrimidine/purine nucleoside phosphorylase, with amino-acid sequence MSTQFDHVSVVKQGNVYFDGKCVSHTVIFANGSKKTLGVILPSSLTFSTGVAEVMEVTSGVCKVRLQGQQRWTSYSSGDRFEIAANSSFDIETVETLNYVCHYG; translated from the coding sequence ATGAGCACACAATTCGACCACGTATCCGTTGTAAAGCAAGGCAATGTCTATTTCGACGGCAAATGCGTTTCCCATACCGTGATCTTCGCCAACGGCAGCAAGAAAACATTGGGCGTCATCCTGCCCTCGTCGCTGACCTTCAGCACCGGCGTTGCCGAAGTAATGGAGGTCACCAGCGGCGTCTGCAAGGTGCGTTTGCAAGGCCAGCAGCGGTGGACCAGCTACAGCAGCGGCGACCGCTTTGAAATCGCAGCCAATTCCAGCTTCGATATCGAAACCGTGGAAACGCTCAACTACGTTTGCCACTACGGCTAA
- the argG gene encoding argininosuccinate synthase produces MSNILQSVPVNEKVGIAFSGGLDTSAALRWMRQKGAIPYAYTANLGQPDEPDYDEIPKKAKAYGAELARLVDCREQLVAEGIAALQSGAFHISTAGVTYFNTTPLGRAVTGTMLVAAMREDKVDIWGDGSTFKGNDIERFYRYGLLVNPNLRIYKPWLDDKFIQELGGRKEMSEFMIASGFDYKMSVEKAYSTDSNMLGATHEAKDLEYLNSGMQIVEPIMGVAFWRDDVEVKRETVTVRFEEGRPVALNGVVFASQVELMMEANRIGGRHGLGMSDQIENRIIEAKSRGIYEAPGLALLFIAYERLVTGIHNEDTIEQYRESGRRLGRLLYQGRWFDSQAIMLRESAQRWVARAITGEVTIELRRGNDYSILNTESANLTYHPERLTMEKGAGAFSPQDRIGQLTMRNLDISDTRQKLAIYQSTGLLASSNAVSLPLLDKDAE; encoded by the coding sequence ATGTCCAATATCCTGCAATCCGTTCCGGTCAACGAAAAAGTCGGCATCGCCTTCTCAGGCGGCCTCGATACCAGCGCTGCGCTGCGCTGGATGCGCCAGAAAGGCGCCATTCCTTACGCCTATACCGCCAACCTGGGTCAGCCTGACGAGCCGGACTACGACGAGATTCCAAAAAAGGCCAAGGCCTACGGCGCTGAACTGGCGCGCCTGGTCGATTGCCGCGAACAGCTGGTGGCCGAAGGCATCGCCGCACTGCAGAGCGGCGCCTTCCACATCTCCACAGCGGGCGTCACCTACTTCAACACCACCCCGCTCGGCCGTGCCGTCACCGGCACCATGCTGGTGGCCGCCATGCGAGAAGACAAGGTCGACATCTGGGGCGACGGCAGCACCTTCAAGGGCAACGATATCGAGCGTTTCTACCGCTACGGCCTGCTGGTCAATCCGAATCTGCGGATCTACAAGCCATGGCTCGACGACAAGTTCATCCAGGAGTTGGGCGGCCGCAAGGAAATGTCGGAATTCATGATCGCCTCGGGCTTTGACTACAAGATGTCGGTGGAAAAAGCCTACTCGACCGACTCCAACATGCTCGGCGCCACCCATGAAGCGAAAGACCTAGAGTACCTGAACTCCGGCATGCAGATCGTCGAACCGATCATGGGCGTCGCCTTCTGGCGCGACGATGTCGAAGTCAAGCGCGAGACGGTCACTGTGCGCTTTGAGGAAGGCCGTCCGGTTGCCCTCAACGGCGTCGTGTTTGCCAGCCAGGTCGAGCTGATGATGGAAGCCAACCGCATCGGCGGACGCCACGGCCTCGGCATGAGCGACCAGATCGAAAACCGCATCATCGAAGCCAAGAGCCGCGGTATCTATGAAGCGCCGGGCCTGGCCCTGCTGTTCATCGCCTACGAGCGCCTGGTCACCGGCATCCATAACGAAGACACCATCGAGCAATACCGCGAAAGCGGCCGCCGCCTGGGCCGCCTGCTGTATCAAGGCCGCTGGTTCGACTCGCAGGCGATCATGCTGCGCGAGTCGGCGCAACGCTGGGTCGCACGCGCCATCACCGGTGAGGTCACGATCGAGCTGCGCCGCGGCAACGATTACTCCATCCTCAACACCGAGTCGGCCAATCTGACCTATCACCCAGAACGCCTGACCATGGAAAAGGGCGCAGGCGCCTTCTCGCCGCAAGACCGTATCGGCCAGCTGACCATGCGCAACCTCGACATCAGCGATACTCGCCAAAAACTGGCGATCTATCAAAGCACCGGCCTGCTGGCATCCAGCAACGCCGTATCGCTGCCGCTGCTCGATAAAGACGCGGAGTAA
- a CDS encoding VOC family protein: MIDHTGVTVSDYHKSKAFYTATLGAIGYELLLEFPAAVAGTDVAGFGAAPKPDFWIAQATAEKPAHQQTIHFAFRAASRAQVDAFYQAGLKAGGADNGAPGPRPHYHQNYYGAFVKDPDGHNIEAVCHDPQLPFQPT; encoded by the coding sequence ATGATCGACCATACCGGCGTCACCGTCAGCGACTACCACAAGAGCAAGGCGTTTTATACCGCCACGCTGGGTGCGATCGGCTATGAGCTGCTGCTGGAGTTTCCGGCGGCAGTGGCCGGCACCGACGTCGCCGGTTTCGGCGCAGCGCCCAAGCCTGATTTCTGGATCGCCCAGGCGACCGCGGAAAAGCCGGCGCATCAGCAAACGATTCATTTCGCTTTCAGGGCAGCGAGCCGAGCCCAGGTCGACGCCTTTTATCAAGCAGGACTCAAAGCGGGCGGCGCCGACAACGGCGCACCCGGTCCACGGCCGCACTATCACCAAAACTATTATGGTGCGTTCGTGAAAGACCCCGACGGCCACAACATCGAAGCCGTTTGCCACGATCCTCAGCTACCATTTCAACCTACTTAG
- the argF gene encoding ornithine carbamoyltransferase: MAIKHYLQFSDFSLDEYEYVIERSRLIKRKFKNYEPHYTLLDRTLVMVFEKNSTRTRLSFEAGMHQLGGAAIYLNTRDSQLGRGEPVEDAAQVMSRMCDVIMIRTFGQDIIERFASHSRVPVINGLTNEQHPCQVLADVFTYIEHRGSIAGKKVAWIGDANNMLYSWLQAAQVFGFHVNVSTPKGYDIDPSQVAADNQRYTFFANPSDACEGVDLVTTDVWTSMGYEDENTARLKAFDGWIVDQPKMQRANPDALFMHCLPAHRGEEVSAEVIDGPQSVVWDEAENRLHVQKALLEYLVLGKVAE; this comes from the coding sequence ATGGCAATCAAACACTATCTGCAGTTTTCTGATTTTTCGCTGGACGAATACGAGTACGTGATTGAGCGTAGCCGTCTCATCAAACGCAAATTCAAGAATTACGAACCGCACTACACGCTGCTCGACCGCACGCTGGTGATGGTGTTCGAGAAAAACTCGACCCGCACCCGCCTCTCGTTCGAGGCCGGCATGCATCAGCTGGGCGGCGCCGCCATCTATCTCAACACGCGCGACAGCCAGCTGGGACGCGGCGAGCCGGTGGAAGATGCCGCACAGGTCATGTCGCGCATGTGCGACGTCATCATGATCCGCACCTTCGGCCAGGACATCATCGAACGCTTCGCTTCGCACTCGCGGGTGCCTGTAATCAACGGCCTGACCAATGAGCAGCATCCCTGCCAGGTATTGGCAGATGTGTTCACCTACATCGAGCACCGCGGTTCCATCGCCGGCAAGAAAGTCGCGTGGATCGGCGATGCCAACAACATGCTGTATTCCTGGCTGCAGGCAGCACAAGTGTTCGGTTTCCACGTCAATGTCTCGACCCCCAAGGGCTACGACATCGACCCGAGCCAGGTGGCCGCCGACAACCAGCGCTACACCTTCTTTGCCAATCCGTCCGATGCCTGCGAGGGCGTCGACCTGGTCACCACCGATGTCTGGACCAGCATGGGTTACGAGGATGAAAACACGGCGCGCCTGAAAGCCTTCGACGGCTGGATCGTCGACCAGCCCAAGATGCAGCGCGCCAATCCGGACGCTCTCTTCATGCACTGCCTGCCGGCGCATCGCGGCGAGGAAGTCTCCGCCGAAGTGATCGACGGCCCGCAATCGGTAGTCTGGGACGAAGCCGAGAACCGCCTGCATGTGCAAAAGGCGCTGCTCGAATACCTGGTGCTGGGCAAGGTTGCGGAGTAA
- the rsgA gene encoding ribosome small subunit-dependent GTPase A encodes MVDHAQQHAKQHSNQAGSGLVIAAHGRHYLVQARIGGQSLKLQCVTRGKKSDVAVGDRVQLKTTSPNQGVIEAIDERNSLLYRSDQYKSKLLAANVTQLFIVVATEPGFADDLISRALVAAEAAGVKAHIVLNKTDIVEALDKTRQRLQMYASLGYPVHEVSARAFPEETCATLWPLLKGQSTILIGQSGMGKSSLINLIVPDADIAVREISAALDTGKHTTTFTRLYEMDADDTGLDGKPANIIDSPGFQEFGLYQLSEGMLERAFVEFTPYLGKCKFYNCHHLIEPSCAVLEAVKENKIAPMRHQLYVQLLHESSQKLY; translated from the coding sequence ATGGTTGATCACGCCCAGCAACACGCAAAACAGCACAGCAACCAGGCCGGCAGCGGCCTGGTGATCGCCGCCCACGGCCGCCATTACCTGGTGCAAGCCAGGATCGGCGGCCAGTCGCTGAAGTTGCAATGCGTCACCCGCGGCAAGAAAAGCGATGTGGCGGTCGGCGACCGCGTCCAGCTGAAGACCACCTCGCCCAACCAGGGCGTGATCGAAGCTATCGACGAGCGCAACAGCCTGCTGTACCGCTCCGACCAGTACAAATCCAAGCTGCTGGCGGCCAACGTCACGCAGCTGTTCATCGTGGTGGCGACCGAACCGGGCTTTGCCGACGACTTGATTTCGCGTGCGCTGGTGGCGGCGGAGGCGGCCGGCGTCAAGGCCCATATCGTGCTCAACAAGACCGATATCGTCGAGGCGCTAGACAAGACCCGGCAACGGCTGCAGATGTATGCCAGCCTCGGCTACCCGGTGCATGAAGTGTCGGCGCGCGCTTTTCCTGAGGAAACCTGCGCCACTCTGTGGCCTTTGCTGAAAGGCCAGTCGACCATCCTGATCGGCCAGTCCGGCATGGGCAAATCGTCGCTGATCAACCTGATCGTGCCGGATGCCGACATCGCCGTGCGCGAGATTTCCGCCGCCCTGGATACCGGCAAGCACACCACTACCTTCACCCGTTTGTATGAGATGGATGCCGATGACACTGGCCTGGACGGCAAGCCGGCCAACATCATCGATTCACCGGGATTCCAGGAATTCGGCCTGTACCAGCTGAGCGAAGGCATGCTGGAACGCGCCTTCGTCGAGTTCACGCCCTACCTGGGGAAATGCAAGTTCTACAACTGCCATCACTTGATCGAGCCGAGCTGCGCGGTGCTGGAAGCGGTCAAGGAAAACAAGATTGCGCCCATGCGGCACCAGCTTTACGTACAGTTGCTGCACGAATCGTCGCAGAAACTGTATTAA
- a CDS encoding M48 family metallopeptidase, producing MSSFAFSVLFVVFLAITLIVRFWLGSRQIRHVLAHRNSVPAEFAERIPLAAHQRAADYTVARTKFGMLSMLINAAVLIGFTLLGGLQLLSNIIFNAAGPGMLYQMGLLVAFTAVSGLIDLPLDYYKQFVLEARFGFNKMTIRLFITDMLKNTGLGAVIGLPLVWVILQLMAKSGDLWWFYAWLVVSSFQLFILVISPTVIAPIFNKFTPLTDDSLRERIEGLLKRVGFASKGLFVMDGSKRSAHGNAYFSGFGASKRIVFFDTLLARLAPHEIEAVLAHELGHFKLKHIAKMIGMMFVISLPFLALLGYLKQQLWFFTGLGVNPLLLTDLSNNDAMALILFMLVLPIFTFLLSPLLSISSRKHEFEADAFAVRHTDAKDLVSALVKLYEDNAATLTPDPLHSAFYDSHPPAAIRINRLLAAHG from the coding sequence ATGTCTTCATTTGCATTTTCAGTTTTGTTTGTGGTTTTCCTGGCAATCACCTTAATCGTGCGCTTCTGGCTGGGCTCGCGCCAGATTCGCCATGTGCTGGCGCACCGCAATTCAGTTCCTGCCGAGTTCGCCGAAAGAATCCCTCTGGCAGCACATCAGCGAGCTGCCGACTATACGGTTGCCCGAACCAAATTCGGCATGCTATCCATGCTAATCAATGCTGCGGTACTGATCGGCTTCACTCTGCTGGGAGGCCTGCAATTGCTTTCCAACATTATTTTTAATGCAGCAGGACCGGGCATGCTCTATCAAATGGGCTTGCTGGTGGCGTTCACTGCCGTATCCGGCCTGATTGATCTCCCTCTTGATTATTACAAGCAGTTTGTACTGGAAGCACGTTTCGGCTTCAACAAAATGACGATCCGCCTGTTTATCACCGATATGCTGAAAAATACCGGACTTGGCGCGGTGATTGGCCTGCCGCTGGTATGGGTGATACTGCAGTTGATGGCAAAATCGGGCGACCTTTGGTGGTTTTATGCCTGGTTGGTCGTTAGCAGTTTTCAGTTATTCATACTGGTCATTTCGCCAACTGTTATTGCGCCGATTTTCAACAAATTCACACCACTGACAGACGACAGCCTGCGCGAGCGCATCGAAGGATTGTTGAAGCGAGTCGGGTTTGCATCCAAAGGACTGTTCGTAATGGATGGCTCCAAGCGCAGCGCCCATGGCAATGCCTATTTCTCAGGTTTCGGAGCAAGCAAACGGATCGTTTTTTTCGACACTTTGCTCGCACGCCTGGCTCCGCATGAAATCGAGGCGGTGCTTGCACACGAACTAGGTCACTTCAAACTCAAGCACATTGCCAAAATGATTGGCATGATGTTTGTCATCTCACTGCCCTTCCTCGCTTTGCTCGGCTACCTGAAGCAGCAACTCTGGTTTTTCACCGGCCTGGGGGTCAATCCCTTGTTGCTCACAGACCTTAGCAACAACGACGCGATGGCGCTGATCTTGTTCATGCTGGTATTGCCCATCTTCACCTTCTTGCTGTCGCCACTATTGTCTATCAGCTCGCGTAAACACGAATTCGAAGCCGACGCCTTTGCTGTCCGGCACACCGACGCCAAGGATCTGGTCTCTGCATTGGTCAAGCTATACGAAGACAATGCCGCGACACTAACGCCTGATCCATTGCATTCAGCGTTTTACGACTCGCATCCGCCGGCGGCGATACGCATCAACCGACTGCTGGCTGCACATGGTTGA
- the orn gene encoding oligoribonuclease: MSQAADISATTAATPAPAVPLRPNEFNLIWVDMEMTGLNPDSDRIIEVAVVVTDPQLNILAEGPVFAIHQADEIMDGMDAWNKGTHGRSGLIERVKTSTVTESDAELALIEFLKKYVPNGKSPMCGNTICQDRRFMARGMPKLEAFFHYRNLDVSTLKELCRRWKPELASGFKKHQKHTALADILESIEELRYYREHFIKE, translated from the coding sequence ATGTCACAAGCCGCCGATATCTCAGCTACCACAGCTGCTACACCTGCTCCCGCTGTACCGCTGCGGCCGAACGAATTCAATCTGATCTGGGTCGACATGGAAATGACCGGGCTTAACCCGGACAGCGACCGCATCATTGAAGTCGCGGTGGTGGTGACTGACCCGCAGTTGAACATCCTGGCGGAAGGTCCGGTATTTGCGATCCATCAGGCCGACGAGATCATGGATGGCATGGATGCCTGGAACAAGGGCACGCACGGCCGTTCCGGCCTGATCGAGCGCGTCAAGACTTCGACCGTGACGGAAAGCGACGCCGAACTGGCCCTGATCGAGTTTCTGAAGAAATACGTGCCGAACGGCAAGTCACCGATGTGCGGCAACACGATTTGCCAGGACCGCCGCTTCATGGCGCGCGGCATGCCGAAGCTGGAAGCGTTTTTCCACTATCGCAACCTGGACGTGTCGACCTTGAAAGAACTGTGCCGCCGCTGGAAGCCGGAGCTGGCAAGCGGCTTCAAGAAGCATCAGAAGCATACCGCGCTGGCCGATATCCTAGAATCGATTGAAGAGCTGCGCTACTACCGCGAGCATTTCATCAAGGAATAA
- a CDS encoding UPF0149 family protein → MNLDEPLSDKEFDELDDFLLSDRCAEDSMTMDTLHGYLTALVIGPEQVLLGEWLPHVWGPSLKDAPKFKSDKEYEKIVGLIARYMNEIAVTLEVAPKEYEPLFCEQEHEGKALLDGEAWTWGFWEGINLRAKAWEPIWHSNLATVVRPIYLLGAEELEEEEMALREDPVQRHKLAVEVEAAIPEIYRYWLPHRKSAVKTIQREAPKVGRNDDCSCGSGKKFKKCCGLNATDNKTED, encoded by the coding sequence ATGAACCTCGACGAACCCCTCTCAGACAAAGAATTTGACGAACTGGACGATTTCCTGTTGTCCGATCGCTGTGCTGAAGACAGCATGACCATGGATACCCTGCACGGCTATCTGACGGCGCTGGTGATCGGGCCGGAACAGGTGCTGCTGGGCGAATGGCTGCCGCATGTGTGGGGGCCGTCGCTGAAAGATGCGCCGAAATTCAAGTCTGACAAGGAATACGAAAAGATCGTCGGCCTGATCGCGCGCTACATGAATGAAATCGCGGTCACGCTGGAAGTGGCGCCGAAAGAATACGAACCGCTGTTTTGCGAACAGGAACACGAAGGCAAGGCCCTGCTCGACGGCGAAGCCTGGACCTGGGGCTTCTGGGAAGGCATCAACCTGCGCGCCAAGGCTTGGGAGCCGATCTGGCATTCCAACCTGGCGACGGTGGTGCGGCCTATCTACCTTCTGGGAGCGGAAGAGCTGGAAGAAGAGGAAATGGCGCTGCGCGAGGACCCGGTGCAACGCCACAAGCTGGCGGTGGAAGTGGAAGCGGCGATTCCGGAAATCTACCGCTACTGGCTGCCGCACCGCAAATCCGCGGTCAAGACCATCCAGCGCGAAGCACCCAAAGTCGGCCGCAATGACGATTGCAGCTGCGGCAGCGGCAAGAAATTCAAGAAGTGCTGCGGATTGAACGCTACTGACAACAAGACTGAAGATTAA
- a CDS encoding GNAT family N-acetyltransferase has protein sequence MKIRALTPADLASYRQLRLESILDSPSSFVPTHEEESALPEEQMAARLKASPFQVTYGAFQGEVLVGTVGMVRDSRSKIYHRATIVGVYVTPNARATGAVQAMFEAVIAHARKIPELVQLDLKVNTVNPRARAVYAKLGFSSCGIDYRALCIDGQFHDEERMALYLDAAGTIVRRPA, from the coding sequence ATGAAAATCAGAGCATTAACCCCGGCAGACCTCGCATCCTACCGCCAGCTGAGGCTGGAATCCATCCTGGATTCGCCGTCTTCATTCGTGCCCACGCATGAGGAAGAAAGCGCGCTGCCGGAGGAACAGATGGCGGCGCGTTTGAAAGCGAGCCCTTTCCAGGTGACTTATGGTGCATTTCAAGGCGAGGTCCTGGTCGGCACCGTCGGCATGGTGCGCGATTCCCGCTCCAAGATTTATCACCGCGCCACCATCGTCGGCGTCTATGTCACTCCAAATGCGCGTGCCACCGGTGCGGTGCAAGCCATGTTCGAGGCGGTCATCGCCCATGCAAGGAAGATCCCGGAGCTGGTCCAGCTGGACTTGAAAGTCAACACCGTCAATCCCCGCGCCAGGGCGGTATACGCCAAACTGGGATTTTCCTCCTGCGGCATCGACTACCGCGCCCTGTGCATAGATGGCCAGTTTCATGACGAAGAGCGCATGGCCCTGTATCTCGATGCCGCCGGAACTATTGTTCGTAGACCCGCATGA